In Hyphomicrobium denitrificans 1NES1, the genomic stretch GCCGAGATAGGTCGACGAGACGCCCTTGCGGACCTTACCGTGAGATTCCCAGCGCACCGCACCCACGAGAAGATGTGCCTCGCCCGGATGCGCCTTAAGGCTTGAGGCGACCGAATAAAGCCTTCCCGGCAGCGGCCTGAGCAGACCGGTAAGCTGCTCCGCCGTCAGCTTTTCGGGATAGGTCTCGAAAAGATCGACGAGTTGCCGATCGGCTGCGAACTTCGAATAAGCCTCGCCTTCGAGCAGCGCCTTGACGTCGCCGCGCCCGGTAAGCTTGGCGTAGTTTTCAACTGCCGAGCGCGAAAGCGTCGTCACGTCGTAGGATTTCTGAAGCTTCAGCAATAGCGCCGCATCCGACGCAAGACCGACCGCTTTCAAGAGCTCGTCGACGAGAACGGGATCGTTTTCCGGAACGAGGCCGATGGCGTCGCCTGGCTGATAGGCGAACGTCGGATCGTCGAAGGCAAACTCCGCATGCCACGTTTCGCGCGTCGATCCCGTGCCGTTCAGATTGATGAGGGTTGCGATCTCCGCTTCGAGCGGACTTTCAGCCGTATAGCGCGGCTCGTCGTCATCGGTCCCCGGAAGAGCAGCACTGCCAAAATCGACATGAACGACGGTGCCACCGGCCGGAGCGTCCGCAGGCGCGAATTTCACGAGGGATTTTTCGGTCCAGTCCGCAGCCTGCTTCGCGTAATCGAGGTCGAGGTCGACGCGGTCGGCAACGCGAACGCCGCCCAATTCTTCAAGGCGCGCATCGATCGCTTTGCCGATAGCGCAGAACTGCGCGTAGGCCGTGTCGCCGAGCGCCAGCACCGCAAACCGGACACCATCGATGCGCGGCGCCGCATCGCTCATCAGCGCCTGATAGAAGTCGACGGCGCGGCTTGGAGGATCGCCTTCGCCCCAGGTCGCTGCGTAGACGACGATATTTTTCGACTTGGGAAGCAACGAGAGGTCGGCGTCCGCCATATCGAAGACCTTGGCGTCGAGGCCGTGCTTCTGCGCCGCCTTCTTCGCCTTGCCCGCAAGAGCTTCGGTATTGCCGCTTTCGCTCGCATAAAGAATGGTCAGGGGCGCACGCGGCTTGGCAGCGGGAATCGCAGCCTGAGCCGGCCCGCCGCCCTGCGCTGCTTCAAAACCCGCGAAAAATCCGGCGAGCCACGCGCGTTGCTGAGGGGTTGTCTTAGCAACCACTTTATTCAGCATGTCGATGTCTTCCGGCAGAAAAGGAGCATTGCGCGGAAGCAGTGGAATGGCGGTCACCGAAGATTCTCCTCGTCAGGCTCAGCCGATGCCAGGGCGGCGGCGCCGTAGCGCGCCTTCGGGCAATCGGAAAAGACCCACAGCCAGCAAGACTTTCCGGGGCTTACCGGCTGGATTTCAAAACGATCCGTTGGCAGTGGGGATCGCGATAATGACCCAGAGCTGATTAACGCTGGGTCTCCCGCGCACCCATTTAAGCGTATTCTACGTGTCTTTGGAAGATTTTTCTACACCTGTGCGGCATTCCACCCCAAAGATAAGAATAATATTCTAACATACCAACCGTATTTCTTATGATGTATGCGCATGATTTGGGTTCCATTTGAGTTCGACCTCCCCACTCAGCCGGAACCCGCTTTAACAGCCGGAGGAGCACCGGACGCGCAATCTTCTTCCCCTCTCGTTAGCGCTGCCGGTGGGCAAGGACCGCAG encodes the following:
- a CDS encoding diflavin oxidoreductase translates to MTAIPLLPRNAPFLPEDIDMLNKVVAKTTPQQRAWLAGFFAGFEAAQGGGPAQAAIPAAKPRAPLTILYASESGNTEALAGKAKKAAQKHGLDAKVFDMADADLSLLPKSKNIVVYAATWGEGDPPSRAVDFYQALMSDAAPRIDGVRFAVLALGDTAYAQFCAIGKAIDARLEELGGVRVADRVDLDLDYAKQAADWTEKSLVKFAPADAPAGGTVVHVDFGSAALPGTDDDEPRYTAESPLEAEIATLINLNGTGSTRETWHAEFAFDDPTFAYQPGDAIGLVPENDPVLVDELLKAVGLASDAALLLKLQKSYDVTTLSRSAVENYAKLTGRGDVKALLEGEAYSKFAADRQLVDLFETYPEKLTAEQLTGLLRPLPGRLYSVASSLKAHPGEAHLLVGAVRWESHGKVRKGVSSTYLGERRKVGSKAKIYVKPNRHYRLPADGHTPIIMIGAGTGVAPYRAFVEERVATGAKGKSWLFFGERNFTNDFLYQLEWQDYLASGDLSRIDVAFSRDQPEKIYVQHRLWERRVDIAGWLDDGAHLYVCGDEKGMAKDVDQTLVKILAEAAKGDEEAGRAKLKELAKAGRYQRDVY